From the genome of Vicia villosa cultivar HV-30 ecotype Madison, WI linkage group LG2, Vvil1.0, whole genome shotgun sequence, one region includes:
- the LOC131651411 gene encoding uncharacterized protein LOC131651411: MSQLPFLALLILTLFSTFADSFKVPFRVNDVLPVLPPGISWPVLNNFHSAVDLLPSFVGSVTPYNGSIEWKGACFFDNQAKLEFTNDHNNGSGLGGAILYLKTEEAHSWTCMDLYVFATPYRVTWDYYFSAREHTLKLDSWEEPAELEYVKQHGISVFLMPAGMLGTLLSLVDVLPLFSNTAWGQKSNLEFLKKHMGATFEKRIQPWRATIDPADVHSGDFLAVSKIRGRWGGFETLEKWVTGAFAGHTAVCLKDEMGNLWVGESGHENEKGEEIIVVIPWHEWWESALKDDSNPQIALLPLHPEMRAKFNSTAAWEYARSMSGKPYGYHNMIFSWIDTVADNYPPPLDAHLVTSVMSMWTRMQPAYAANMWNEALNKRLGTEDLDLHDILLETEKRGITFDELLAIPEQDEWEYSDGKSTTCVAFILSMYKEAGIFGPISGSIQVTEFTIRDAYMLKIFEDNQTRLPRWCQNENDRLPFCQILGEYRMEFPGYNTLEPYANMNEHCPSLPPTYDRPSEC, encoded by the exons ATGTCTCAACTTCCCTTTCTCGCGCTCTTAATCCTAACCCTATTTTCAACTTTCGCTGATTCTTTCAAAGTTCCTTTCAGAGTCAACGATGTGCTACCAGTTCTTCCCCCTGGGATTTCATGGCCTGTGCTCAATAATTTCCACAGTGCCGTTGATTTGCTTCCTTCGTTTGTTGGATCGGTGACTCCTTATAATGGTTCTATTGAATGGAAAGGGGCTTGCTTTTTTGATAATCAAGCCAAACTTGAGTTCACTAATGATCACAATAATGGTTCTGGCTTGGGTGGTGCCATTCTCTATCTCAAG ACAGAGGAAGCACACAGCTGGACCTGCATGGATCTGTATGTTTTTGCAACACCGTACAGGGTTACATGGGACTACTACTTTTCTGCGCGAGAGCATACCCTGAAGCTTGATTCGTGGGAAGAGCCCGCAGAGTTGGAATAT GTAAAGCAGCACGGAATTTCTGTGTTTCTAATGCCAGCAGGAATGCTTGGTACACTGCTTTCTCTAGTCGATGTGTTGCCTCTATTCTCTAACACTGCTTGGGGTCAGAAATCCAATTTGGAGTTTCTAAAGAAGCACATGGGAGCTACATTTGAGAAACGTATTCAGCCCTGGCGTGCAACTATTGATCCTGCAGATGTTCATTCTGGAGATTTTTTGGCTGTGTCAAAAATCCGCGGTAGGTGGGGAGGTTTTGAGACACTTGAAAAGTGGGTAACTGGTGCATTTGCTGGTCATACAGCAGTTTGCTTAAAGGATGAAATGGGTAATTTGTGGGTTGGTGAATCTGGGCATGAGAATGAAAAG GGTGAAGAAATAATAGTGGTAATTCCATGGCACGAATGGTGGGAGTCTGCTCTTAAAGATGATTCCAACCCACAGATAGCGTTGCTTCCCCTGCATCCAGAGATGCGTGCAAAATTCAACTCCACTGCAGCATGGGAGTATGCGCGGAGCATGTCTGGCAAGCCATATGGTTATCACAATATGATATTCAGTTGGATTGATACAGTAGCTGACAACTATCCTCCACCTCTTGATgctcacttg GTAACTTCTGTCATGTCTATGTGGACAAGGATGCAGCCAGCTTATGCTGCAAACATGTGGAATGAAGCACTGAATAAGCGGCTAGGGACCGAG GATTTAGATTTGCATGACATTCTACTCGAGACTGAGAAGCGTGGGATAACTTTCGATGAATTGCTTGCCATTCCAGAACAAGATGAATGGGAATATAGTGATGGCAAGTCAACAACATGTGTGGCATTTATTCTTTCAATGTATAAAGAGGCTGGAATTTTCGGTCCCATTTCTGGCTCCATTCAAGTAACTGAATTCACA ATTCGTGATGCATACATGCTTAAGATTTTTGAAGATAATCAGACACGTTTACCAAGATGGTGCCAAAATGAGAATGACAGGCTTCCATTCTGCCAGATTCTTGGTGAATATAGGATGGAATTTCCAGGCTATAACACCTTGGAACCTTATGCCAATATGAACGAGCACTGTCCTTCCCTTCCTCCAACTTATGATAGGCCTTCagaatgttag